A window from Prinia subflava isolate CZ2003 ecotype Zambia chromosome Z, Cam_Psub_1.2, whole genome shotgun sequence encodes these proteins:
- the LOC134564799 gene encoding muscleblind-like protein 3 isoform X4, protein MFAQQMQFMLPGAQLQPITTFPVTPSLATSPTMAFSPYLSHVSPGMGLVPAELLPNTPVLVSGNPTVTVPGGSAGQKLMRTDKLEVCREFQRGNCTRGENDCRYAHPIDIAMIDTNENTVTVCMDYIKGRCSREKCKYFHPPAHLQAKIKAAQHQVNQTAAAAMALPPGALQPLPKRPALEKNNGATTVFNPSVFHYQQALANMQLQQPTFIPTGSVLCMTPTASVVPMMHGATPTTVSAATTPATSVPFAATATANQISQLSVDELSSSMFVSQM, encoded by the exons ACGACGTTTCCTGTGACTCCATCGCTTGCAACAAGCCCCACAATGGCTTTTAGTCCCTACCTGAGTCATGTTTCTCCTGGGATGGGCTTAGTTCCTGCAGAGCTTTTACCAAATACTCCTGTCCTGGTTTCTGGAAATCCTACTGTTACAGTACCgggaggctctgctgggcagaaactgatgcgTACGGATAAACTGGAG GTTTGTCGAGAGTTTCAGCGTGGAAATTGCACACGTGGTGAGAATGATTGCCGCTATGCTCACCCTATAGATATTGCAATGATAGACACAAATGAAAATACTGTTACAGTTTGCATGGATTACATCAAAGGTCGATGCTCTAGGGAGAAATGCAAGTACTTTCATCCCCCTGCACACCTGCAAGCCAAAATCAAGGCAGCTCAACATCAGGTGAACCagacagctgcagctgcaatg GCCCTGCCGCCTGGTGCACTTCAACCTTTACCAAAGAGGCCAGCACTTGAAAAAAACAATGGTGCCACCACAGTCTTTAACCCAAGCGTTTTCCACTACCAACAGGCTCTAGCCAACATGCAGTTGCAACAGCCTACATTCATCCCTACAG GGTCAGTTCTGTGCATGACACCCACTGCAAGCGTTG TGCCCATGATGCACGGTGCTACGCCCACCACTGTGTCTGCAGCAACAACTCCTGCCACCAGCGTCCCCTTCGCTGCAACAGCTACCGCCAATCAG aTATCCCAGTTATCAGTAGATGAACTGAGTAGCAGCATGTTTGTTTCACAGATGTAG